In Oncorhynchus kisutch isolate 150728-3 linkage group LG5, Okis_V2, whole genome shotgun sequence, a genomic segment contains:
- the mettl1 gene encoding tRNA (guanine-N(7)-)-methyltransferase isoform X2: protein MSVSMPQKRYYRQRAHSNPMADHTFEYPVCPEDMDWSQLYPEFFSDHQSTQKAAQVEFADIGCGYGGLLVELSPLFPKQLILGLEIRVKVSDYVQDRVRSLRAAETGSYQNIACLRSNAMKYLPNFFSKGQGLVYTNTDVEEVHLWMVKHFSEHLLFTRVPDAELVDDVIISRLGTCTEEGKKVQRNGGKNYLAVFRRVEDQN from the exons ATGAGCGTGTCGATGCCCCAGAAGCGATATTACAGGCAGCGAGCCCACTCGAATCCAATGGCAGACCACACGTTTGAATA CCCTGTCTGTCCAGAGGACATGGACTGGTCCCAGCTGTACCCGGAGTTCTTCAGTGACCACCAGTCGACCCAAAAGGCTGCACAAGTGGAGTTTGCAGACATCGGCTGTGGATATGGGGGACTTCTAG tggaGTTATCCCCGCTCTTTCCAAAGCAACTGATTCTGGGCCTGGAGATCCGTGTCAAAGTGTCTGATTATGTCCAGGACCGTGTCCGCTCCCTGCGTGCAGCAGAGACGGGCAGCTACCAGAACATCGCCTGCTTACGGAGCAACGCCATGAAGTACCTGCCCAACTTCTTCTCCAAGGGACAG GGTTTGGTGTACACCAACACAGACGTGGAGGAGGTGCATCTCTGGATggtaaaacacttcagtgagcatcTGCTGTTCACACGGGTCCCCGATGCAGAACTG GTTGATGATGTCATCATCAGTCGCTTGGGAACATGCACAGAGGAGGGGAAGAAGGtgcagaggaatggagggaagaaCTACCTGGCAGTTTTCCGGAGGGTAGAAGACCAAAACTGA
- the mettl1 gene encoding tRNA (guanine-N(7)-)-methyltransferase isoform X1 has product MSVSMPQKRYYRQRAHSNPMADHTFEYPVCPEDMDWSQLYPEFFSDHQSTQKAAQVEFADIGCGYGGLLVELSPLFPKQLILGLEIRVKVSDYVQDRVRSLRAAETGSYQNIACLRSNAMKYLPNFFSKGQLSKMFFLFPDPHFKKTKHKWRIISPTLLAEYAYTLRVGGLVYTNTDVEEVHLWMVKHFSEHLLFTRVPDAELVDDVIISRLGTCTEEGKKVQRNGGKNYLAVFRRVEDQN; this is encoded by the exons ATGAGCGTGTCGATGCCCCAGAAGCGATATTACAGGCAGCGAGCCCACTCGAATCCAATGGCAGACCACACGTTTGAATA CCCTGTCTGTCCAGAGGACATGGACTGGTCCCAGCTGTACCCGGAGTTCTTCAGTGACCACCAGTCGACCCAAAAGGCTGCACAAGTGGAGTTTGCAGACATCGGCTGTGGATATGGGGGACTTCTAG tggaGTTATCCCCGCTCTTTCCAAAGCAACTGATTCTGGGCCTGGAGATCCGTGTCAAAGTGTCTGATTATGTCCAGGACCGTGTCCGCTCCCTGCGTGCAGCAGAGACGGGCAGCTACCAGAACATCGCCTGCTTACGGAGCAACGCCATGAAGTACCTGCCCAACTTCTTCTCCAAGGGACAG CTCAGTAAGATGTTCTTCCTGTTTCCTGACCCGCACTTCAAGAAGACCAAGCACAAGTGGAGGATCATCAGTCCCACTCTGTTGGCCGAGTACGCCTACACACTGAGAGTAGGG GGTTTGGTGTACACCAACACAGACGTGGAGGAGGTGCATCTCTGGATggtaaaacacttcagtgagcatcTGCTGTTCACACGGGTCCCCGATGCAGAACTG GTTGATGATGTCATCATCAGTCGCTTGGGAACATGCACAGAGGAGGGGAAGAAGGtgcagaggaatggagggaagaaCTACCTGGCAGTTTTCCGGAGGGTAGAAGACCAAAACTGA